A portion of the Paenibacillus hamazuiensis genome contains these proteins:
- a CDS encoding adenosylhomocysteinase: MNTKDRSIVRDMALAPEGHLKIDWVNAHMPVLNKIREQFEKEKPFKGLKVAISLHLEAKTAYLAKVVQAGGAEVAICGSNPLSTQDDVCAALVEDGITVFAKYNPDPKEYKELLIKTLETEPDLLIDDGGDLVSALHSERRDLLKNVRGGAEETTTGILRLKAMEKEGKLEFPMVAVNDAYCKYLFDNRYGTGQSVWDGINRTTNLVAAGKTVVVIGYGWCGKGVAMRAKGLGANVIVTEIDAIKGVEAYMDGFAVMPMIEAAKLGDYFVTVTGNRDVIRGEHYEVMKDGAILSNAGHFDVEVNKPELEALSVSKRTVRRNIEEYQLKDGRKIYLLAEGRLVNLAAGDGHPAEIMDMTFALQAMSLKYVNDNYKTIGKKVVNVPYELDEQVARLKLNALGTGIDRLTDEQKAYLDSWAEH; encoded by the coding sequence ATGAATACGAAGGACCGCAGTATTGTCAGAGATATGGCGCTTGCGCCGGAAGGGCACCTCAAAATCGATTGGGTCAACGCCCATATGCCGGTGCTTAACAAGATCCGCGAGCAGTTTGAAAAGGAAAAGCCGTTCAAAGGCTTGAAAGTGGCGATATCGCTTCACCTCGAGGCGAAAACCGCCTACCTCGCCAAGGTCGTGCAGGCCGGCGGCGCCGAAGTGGCGATTTGCGGCAGCAACCCTCTGTCCACGCAGGATGACGTTTGCGCGGCGCTGGTCGAAGACGGGATCACCGTTTTCGCAAAATACAATCCGGATCCGAAGGAGTATAAGGAACTGCTGATCAAAACGCTGGAAACCGAACCGGATCTTTTGATCGACGACGGCGGCGATCTTGTCTCCGCACTCCATTCCGAGCGCAGGGACTTGCTCAAAAACGTGCGCGGCGGCGCGGAAGAAACGACTACGGGCATTCTTCGCCTGAAGGCGATGGAGAAGGAAGGCAAGCTGGAATTCCCGATGGTTGCCGTCAACGACGCGTATTGCAAATATTTGTTCGATAACCGCTACGGCACGGGTCAATCGGTATGGGACGGCATCAACCGCACGACCAACCTGGTGGCTGCCGGCAAAACGGTCGTCGTCATCGGATACGGCTGGTGCGGCAAAGGCGTGGCGATGCGGGCCAAAGGACTTGGCGCGAACGTCATCGTCACGGAAATCGACGCGATCAAAGGCGTCGAAGCGTACATGGACGGCTTTGCGGTTATGCCGATGATCGAAGCTGCGAAGCTCGGCGACTATTTCGTCACCGTGACCGGCAACCGCGACGTGATCCGCGGCGAGCATTACGAGGTAATGAAGGACGGAGCGATTTTGTCCAACGCGGGCCACTTCGATGTGGAAGTGAACAAGCCGGAGCTGGAGGCGCTGTCCGTCTCGAAGCGCACCGTTCGCCGCAACATCGAGGAATACCAACTGAAGGACGGCCGCAAAATTTATTTGCTCGCCGAAGGGCGTCTCGTCAACCTTGCAGCAGGTGACGGCCATCCGGCGGAAATTATGGATATGACGTTCGCGCTGCAGGCGATGTCCTTGAAATACGTAAACGACAATTACAAGACGATCGGCAAAAAAGTCGTCAACGTGCCTTACGAGCTCGACGAGCAGGTGGCGCGTCTGAAGCTGAACGCGCTCGGCACCGGCATCGACCGGCTGACCGACGAACAGAAAGCATATTTGGACAGCTGGGCCGAGCATTAA
- a CDS encoding late competence development ComFB family protein, with translation MAVHNLMEDIVKACLKELMHNQPNLQILDDRMQSDVMAIALNRLPAKYVATAPGEVFAKTQLRMQVETDVYRELTNAVDKVLHSDRPSDLIEKND, from the coding sequence GTGGCCGTACATAATTTGATGGAAGATATAGTGAAAGCTTGTTTGAAGGAATTGATGCACAATCAGCCGAATTTGCAAATCCTGGACGATCGCATGCAAAGCGACGTTATGGCCATAGCGCTCAACCGGCTGCCCGCCAAATACGTCGCGACCGCACCGGGGGAAGTGTTTGCGAAGACGCAGCTTCGCATGCAGGTGGAGACGGACGTATATCGGGAATTGACGAATGCGGTCGATAAAGTGCTGCATTCGGACCGTCCGTCGGATTTGATCGAGAAAAATGACTGA
- a CDS encoding DUF3397 domain-containing protein produces MNPVVEWLSQLYGMLSVMPFVVFILLWGVLYGITRDTRRATRTAMDVTAVLLIGSVSLMINQIFGSSFGFWLILLLFLVAAGLIGNLQNRVRGTVNPVKIAKVLLRLGFMLLSACYVLLLMVGIGKYIYMS; encoded by the coding sequence TTGAATCCGGTCGTTGAGTGGCTTTCGCAATTGTACGGGATGCTCTCGGTAATGCCGTTTGTTGTTTTTATTTTGTTGTGGGGAGTTTTATACGGAATTACCCGGGATACAAGGCGCGCGACGCGGACGGCCATGGATGTGACGGCTGTGCTGCTGATCGGCTCGGTGTCCCTCATGATCAACCAAATATTCGGCAGCTCCTTCGGGTTCTGGCTCATCCTTCTGCTGTTTTTGGTTGCCGCGGGACTGATCGGCAACCTTCAGAACAGAGTTCGGGGGACGGTCAATCCGGTCAAAATCGCCAAAGTGCTGCTCAGGCTCGGTTTTATGCTGCTGTCCGCATGTTATGTTCTGCTGCTGATGGTTGGCATCGGCAAATACATATATATGAGTTGA
- the bshC gene encoding bacillithiol biosynthesis cysteine-adding enzyme BshC yields the protein MNIKTVQWKSSQPLAEDYIRRFAHVEPLFEYNPWLEAEWKRRAAWLDAERPEGAERSGLVRVLERFNRDIAADDAALASVHKLADKETLAVVGGQQAGLFTGPLLVIYKALTLLKSAEAASRKLGRPVVPIFWIAGEDHDFDEVNHIFQLTGDMQLEKLKLEPPGDKRTSVSRTAISPEAWEAALLQLDAGLMQTEFKAGLLDKLKEIAGQSRTLVDYFGRMMAWLFRGTGLAFVDSDDPELRRLEAPMFARLIERHGDVQAAVQSGAERVSALGFAPQVDIQEGNANLFVYDREERVLLYADGDGFTTRRKDRSFSKAQLLDWAHTAPERLSNNVMTRPLMQDFLFPVLATVLGPGEIAYWGLTRETFRTMGMQMPLIVPRLEFTLLEGTVAKHMGKYDLTFDDVIHRFEEKKEAWLASQDNLHLDERFGEVKRQFKAGYEPLIELIAGINPGLKKLGETNMSKIVEQIDYLEQKAADAHRSQFDASLRQISRIGWSILPGGKPQERVYNVVSYLNRYGDRWLRELLDADLQADGVHRIVEL from the coding sequence ATGAATATAAAAACGGTGCAATGGAAGTCCAGTCAGCCCTTGGCTGAAGACTATATCAGGCGCTTTGCGCATGTAGAACCGCTGTTTGAGTATAACCCGTGGCTGGAGGCGGAATGGAAACGCCGCGCAGCCTGGCTCGATGCCGAGCGTCCGGAAGGCGCGGAGCGGTCCGGGCTTGTCCGCGTGCTGGAGCGGTTTAACCGGGACATCGCGGCCGATGACGCCGCTTTGGCGTCCGTACATAAGCTGGCTGACAAAGAGACGCTGGCGGTCGTCGGCGGACAGCAGGCCGGGCTTTTTACCGGGCCTCTGCTCGTCATCTATAAGGCGCTCACGCTGCTGAAATCGGCCGAAGCCGCCTCACGGAAGCTGGGGAGGCCGGTCGTGCCGATATTTTGGATCGCCGGCGAAGACCACGATTTCGATGAAGTGAACCATATTTTCCAGTTGACGGGCGATATGCAGCTGGAGAAGCTGAAGCTCGAACCGCCCGGCGACAAACGGACGTCGGTCAGCCGGACGGCCATTTCGCCCGAGGCCTGGGAAGCTGCGCTGCTGCAGCTCGATGCCGGGCTCATGCAGACGGAATTTAAAGCCGGTTTGCTGGACAAATTGAAGGAAATCGCCGGACAGTCGCGGACGCTTGTCGATTATTTCGGCCGCATGATGGCATGGCTGTTCCGGGGAACCGGCCTCGCCTTCGTCGACTCCGACGATCCGGAGCTGCGGCGGCTCGAAGCGCCGATGTTCGCAAGGCTGATCGAGCGGCATGGCGATGTGCAGGCGGCGGTGCAGAGCGGGGCGGAGCGCGTGAGCGCGCTCGGATTTGCGCCGCAGGTCGACATTCAGGAGGGCAACGCCAACCTGTTCGTGTACGATCGGGAGGAGCGGGTGCTGCTGTACGCGGATGGAGACGGCTTCACCACCCGGCGGAAAGACCGCAGCTTCTCGAAGGCGCAGCTGCTCGACTGGGCGCATACTGCGCCGGAGCGTCTCAGCAACAACGTGATGACGCGGCCGCTCATGCAGGACTTCCTGTTTCCGGTGCTGGCCACCGTGCTCGGTCCGGGTGAAATCGCCTACTGGGGTTTGACCCGGGAAACGTTCCGGACGATGGGCATGCAGATGCCGCTCATCGTGCCGCGCCTCGAGTTCACGCTGCTCGAAGGAACGGTCGCCAAACATATGGGGAAATACGATCTCACGTTCGACGATGTCATTCACCGCTTTGAGGAAAAGAAGGAGGCGTGGCTCGCCTCGCAAGATAACCTTCATCTGGATGAACGTTTCGGTGAGGTCAAGCGGCAGTTCAAGGCGGGTTACGAGCCGCTGATCGAGCTTATTGCCGGCATCAACCCCGGACTGAAAAAGCTGGGCGAAACGAACATGAGCAAAATCGTCGAGCAGATCGATTACTTGGAGCAAAAAGCGGCCGATGCTCACCGCTCGCAATTCGACGCATCGCTCAGGCAAATAAGCCGCATCGGATGGTCGATTCTGCCCGGGGGCAAGCCGCAGGAACGCGTCTACAACGTCGTTTCTTACTTGAACCGGTACGGCGACCGCTGGCTTCGCGAATTATTGGACGCCGATTTGCAGGCGGATGGAGTTCATCGGATCGTCGAATTATGA
- the rsmH gene encoding 16S rRNA (cytosine(1402)-N(4))-methyltransferase RsmH, with translation MFHHITVLKEESVDGLHIKPDGVYVDCTLGGAGHSSLIASKLNEFGFLIAFDQDEVALANAEEQLAPYRDKVQLIKSNFRYLEQELHGVPRAIKGGKPQVDGILFDLGVSSPQLDEADRGFSYNHDAELDMRMDRESELTAKDIVNGWDEREIAKILFEYGEEKFSRKIAAEIIKARAEAPIETTGQLVEIIKAAIPAAARRTGPHPAKRSFQALRIAVNDELGAFEEALEQAIRCLAPGGRVAVITFHSLEDRICKQTFAKYVERCTCPPDFPVCVCQKKGILKLVHRKPIEASGEELEANPRARSAKLRIAEKL, from the coding sequence TTGTTTCATCACATCACAGTGCTCAAAGAAGAATCAGTAGACGGATTACATATAAAACCGGACGGCGTATACGTCGATTGCACACTCGGAGGCGCCGGACACAGCTCGCTCATCGCTTCGAAACTGAACGAATTCGGATTTTTGATCGCGTTCGACCAGGACGAGGTGGCGCTGGCGAACGCCGAAGAACAGTTGGCTCCATACCGCGACAAAGTGCAGCTCATCAAGAGCAACTTCCGCTATTTGGAACAGGAGCTGCACGGCGTGCCCAGAGCGATAAAAGGCGGCAAGCCGCAGGTCGACGGCATCCTGTTCGATCTCGGAGTATCGTCCCCGCAGTTGGATGAGGCTGACCGCGGTTTCAGCTATAACCATGACGCGGAGCTTGACATGCGGATGGATCGGGAATCGGAACTGACCGCAAAAGACATCGTCAACGGGTGGGACGAGCGGGAGATCGCGAAAATTTTGTTCGAATACGGCGAAGAGAAGTTTTCGCGGAAAATCGCCGCCGAAATCATCAAGGCACGCGCGGAAGCGCCGATCGAAACGACCGGCCAACTGGTCGAAATCATCAAAGCGGCGATTCCCGCCGCGGCGAGGCGAACCGGTCCGCATCCGGCCAAGCGCAGCTTTCAGGCGCTGCGCATCGCGGTGAACGACGAGCTCGGCGCCTTTGAGGAGGCATTGGAGCAAGCGATCCGCTGCCTGGCCCCGGGGGGCAGGGTGGCGGTCATCACGTTCCATTCTCTGGAGGACCGGATTTGCAAGCAAACGTTTGCGAAATATGTAGAACGTTGTACGTGTCCGCCCGATTTTCCTGTCTGCGTTTGTCAGAAAAAAGGGATTTTGAAACTGGTGCACAGAAAGCCGATCGAGGCGTCCGGGGAAGAGCTGGAAGCGAATCCGCGGGCCCGTTCGGCCAAGTTAAGAATAGCGGAGAAGTTATAA
- the ftsL gene encoding cell division protein FtsL encodes MAAYIHGNLAVEQKSGQRVKIKETKKVVTRNKTLPVQEKLLYLFTVVVCVFVAGVIIWRYAQIYEMNTRIQQIENEIRQLEAENSVLKHKVEALSDPQRMLQKAKELGLEQAGDKQISRVPAKAPASASAPSGSKVAANTTP; translated from the coding sequence ATGGCGGCATATATTCACGGGAATTTGGCGGTCGAGCAAAAGTCCGGACAACGTGTGAAAATTAAAGAGACGAAAAAGGTCGTAACCCGCAACAAGACCCTTCCTGTTCAGGAAAAGCTGTTGTATTTGTTTACTGTTGTCGTTTGTGTGTTCGTTGCGGGCGTTATCATATGGAGATATGCGCAAATTTACGAAATGAACACGCGCATTCAGCAGATTGAGAACGAAATTCGCCAACTGGAGGCGGAAAACAGCGTGCTCAAGCATAAGGTCGAGGCGCTCTCCGATCCGCAGCGGATGCTTCAGAAAGCGAAAGAGCTGGGCCTCGAGCAGGCGGGCGACAAGCAGATCAGCCGCGTTCCGGCGAAGGCGCCGGCATCTGCATCCGCTCCTTCGGGCAGCAAGGTCGCTGCCAATACTACTCCGTAA
- a CDS encoding peptide ABC transporter substrate-binding protein translates to MKFRQLVLLGTIIGLFGSVLPGCSVRPPQNDTDDKIKLPAQELTIAMYAEPPALDSSTATASPAITILNAIGEGLYRLNKDGKPEPGLAKELPHISADGLVYTIPLREGLMWADGSPLKAGDFEFAYKRTLDPATKAKLAPMLVWIKGGSELMKAKPEELEAKKAALGVKAKDDKTLEITLEKPVAFFTDQLSMPIFFPQKPDFVKAQGDKYGSEAGAVLGAGPFKLEQWDHHQLMLVKNDKYWDAKNVKLGKVSVRIVKDAGEGLKLYGEDQIGLAELKGEQIAAYKGRQDVAVKREFVTAYILINQNPLYAPFLQNAKIRRALAASIDTKQLADGLMGGVSVPAAGLVPLGIADGAGQEFRKTAGETMSGFDPDKAKQLLAEGLAEIGLTELPKFKLSADDTEIAKKTVEFILAQWKTNLGIEVEGDPMPYAQRAQKMQDAKDFQALIALWGADYNDPMTFLDPWLTDNKSFNYITYRSKPFDDLVKAADKEADTARRARLLVDAEKRLMEDMPLIPLYFRARPFAKKTNVEGLVLPAIAKEWELKWTYIK, encoded by the coding sequence ATGAAATTCAGGCAACTGGTACTGCTCGGGACGATCATCGGCCTATTCGGAAGCGTGCTGCCCGGCTGCTCCGTCCGTCCGCCGCAAAACGATACAGACGACAAAATAAAGCTCCCTGCCCAGGAGCTCACGATCGCGATGTATGCGGAGCCGCCGGCTCTGGACAGCTCCACCGCGACGGCCAGCCCGGCGATTACGATATTGAATGCGATCGGCGAGGGGCTTTACCGTTTGAACAAGGACGGCAAACCCGAGCCGGGACTTGCCAAAGAGCTGCCGCATATTTCAGCGGACGGCCTGGTGTATACGATCCCGCTGCGCGAAGGGCTGATGTGGGCGGACGGCTCGCCGCTGAAGGCCGGCGATTTTGAGTTTGCCTACAAGCGGACGCTCGATCCGGCAACGAAGGCCAAGCTTGCGCCGATGCTCGTCTGGATCAAAGGGGGCAGCGAGCTGATGAAGGCGAAGCCGGAGGAGCTGGAAGCGAAAAAAGCGGCGCTCGGCGTCAAGGCTAAAGACGATAAGACACTCGAGATCACGCTCGAAAAACCGGTCGCCTTCTTTACCGATCAGCTGTCGATGCCGATTTTTTTCCCGCAAAAGCCGGATTTCGTGAAAGCTCAAGGCGACAAATACGGCTCGGAAGCGGGCGCGGTGCTCGGTGCAGGCCCGTTCAAATTGGAGCAGTGGGATCATCATCAGCTCATGCTGGTCAAAAACGATAAATATTGGGATGCGAAAAACGTCAAGCTGGGCAAGGTGAGCGTCAGGATAGTGAAGGATGCGGGAGAAGGCTTGAAGCTGTACGGGGAAGATCAGATCGGATTGGCGGAGCTGAAGGGCGAGCAGATTGCGGCGTACAAGGGCCGGCAGGATGTCGCCGTCAAGCGGGAATTTGTGACGGCGTATATCCTGATCAACCAAAATCCGCTTTATGCTCCTTTTCTGCAAAATGCGAAAATTCGCCGGGCTCTGGCGGCAAGCATCGATACAAAGCAGTTGGCTGACGGGCTGATGGGAGGGGTGTCCGTTCCGGCCGCCGGATTGGTGCCGCTGGGGATTGCCGACGGAGCGGGGCAGGAGTTCCGCAAAACGGCGGGCGAAACTATGTCCGGGTTCGATCCGGACAAGGCGAAGCAGCTGCTGGCCGAAGGCCTTGCGGAGATAGGCTTGACCGAGCTGCCGAAATTCAAGCTGTCGGCCGACGATACGGAGATCGCCAAAAAAACGGTCGAGTTCATACTGGCCCAGTGGAAGACGAACCTGGGCATCGAAGTGGAAGGCGATCCGATGCCGTACGCGCAGCGTGCGCAAAAAATGCAGGACGCCAAAGACTTTCAGGCTTTGATCGCTTTATGGGGAGCCGATTACAACGACCCGATGACATTTCTCGACCCGTGGCTTACGGATAACAAAAGCTTCAACTACATCACATACCGAAGCAAACCGTTCGACGACCTGGTCAAGGCAGCGGACAAAGAAGCGGATACGGCAAGACGAGCCCGGCTGCTCGTGGATGCGGAGAAACGGCTGATGGAAGATATGCCGCTGATCCCGCTTTATTTTCGGGCCCGACCTTTTGCCAAAAAGACGAACGTAGAGGGCCTGGTGCTTCCGGCGATAGCCAAAGAGTGGGAATTGAAGTGGACGTATATCAAATAG
- the mraZ gene encoding division/cell wall cluster transcriptional repressor MraZ — MFMGEYQHSIDEKGRMIVPAKFREELGPTFVVTRGLDQCLFVYPMSEWKVLEQKLKALPLMKADARAFTRFFFSGATECELDKQGRINIPNTLVEHAKLEKDCVVIGVSNRVEIWSKQIWESYSQASEESFNEIAEKLVDFNFDL; from the coding sequence ATGTTTATGGGGGAATATCAGCACAGCATCGATGAAAAAGGCCGTATGATCGTTCCCGCCAAATTCCGCGAAGAGCTCGGACCCACCTTTGTCGTTACCCGCGGCCTCGACCAGTGTTTGTTCGTGTATCCGATGTCCGAATGGAAAGTGCTCGAACAGAAGCTGAAGGCTCTGCCGCTTATGAAAGCGGACGCCCGGGCATTTACCCGCTTCTTCTTCTCCGGTGCGACCGAATGCGAACTCGACAAGCAGGGCCGGATCAACATCCCCAACACATTGGTCGAACATGCCAAGCTGGAGAAGGATTGCGTCGTTATCGGCGTATCCAACCGGGTCGAGATTTGGAGCAAGCAAATATGGGAAAGCTACTCCCAGGCGTCGGAGGAATCTTTTAACGAAATTGCCGAAAAGTTGGTCGATTTCAACTTCGATCTGTAA
- a CDS encoding DUF4349 domain-containing protein, with translation MENKTNARDERKRWRSAIPAALMVWMLLASALAGCGAGSGKSADQAANGASAIPEAAATSAAARDMNVADGKAKKDAEALQVQPAGGSVENKAAAASPGTADIGDGLSRKIMYRANLVVQTDDYAQARSKVQDVVALSGGYILQFSENTTSGEVGGTFTIKVPATGFISLLDQLEKISPSKQRSVQGQDVSEEYVDLQSRLKAKQVVESRLLAFMEKATKTDELLAFSNELAKVQEEIEKIKGRMRYIDQNVAMSTIELRLYQKAEAGVTLTPAGQTPFSKRIAAAFQFGTSAVSAVAQALAVFVAGAVPIAIILAVVGIPVWLYLRRRNRSLAQIRSELRRQTQAAEPLDTPETEK, from the coding sequence ATGGAAAACAAAACAAATGCAAGGGACGAACGGAAACGATGGAGGTCGGCGATACCCGCGGCGCTTATGGTGTGGATGCTGCTGGCGTCGGCGCTCGCCGGCTGCGGCGCGGGCAGCGGCAAGTCGGCAGATCAGGCGGCGAACGGGGCGTCGGCGATACCGGAGGCGGCCGCTACATCGGCCGCGGCCAGGGATATGAACGTTGCGGACGGCAAAGCGAAAAAAGACGCGGAAGCGCTGCAGGTTCAGCCCGCAGGCGGCTCCGTAGAGAACAAGGCCGCCGCGGCTAGCCCGGGAACGGCCGACATCGGAGACGGGCTGAGCCGGAAAATCATGTACCGTGCAAATCTGGTCGTGCAGACGGACGACTACGCGCAGGCCCGCTCCAAGGTTCAGGATGTCGTCGCTTTGTCCGGCGGTTATATTTTGCAATTTAGCGAAAACACAACTTCCGGCGAAGTGGGCGGCACCTTCACGATCAAAGTGCCGGCAACCGGGTTTATTTCGCTGCTGGATCAATTGGAGAAAATTTCCCCGTCCAAACAACGAAGCGTCCAGGGGCAGGACGTATCGGAGGAATATGTCGATCTGCAGTCCCGGCTCAAAGCGAAGCAGGTGGTGGAGAGCCGTTTGCTCGCTTTTATGGAAAAGGCGACGAAAACCGACGAGCTGCTCGCATTTTCGAACGAGCTGGCCAAAGTGCAGGAGGAGATCGAGAAGATCAAAGGCCGCATGCGGTACATCGATCAAAACGTGGCGATGTCGACGATCGAGCTCCGGCTTTACCAAAAAGCCGAGGCGGGAGTAACCCTTACGCCCGCGGGACAAACGCCGTTTTCCAAAAGAATCGCGGCTGCGTTTCAGTTCGGCACTTCGGCGGTGAGCGCCGTCGCTCAAGCGCTGGCCGTGTTTGTCGCAGGCGCCGTGCCGATTGCGATCATTCTCGCAGTTGTCGGCATCCCGGTCTGGCTTTACTTGCGGCGGCGAAACCGGAGTCTGGCGCAAATCCGCAGCGAGCTGCGCAGGCAAACCCAGGCGGCTGAACCGCTTGATACGCCGGAAACTGAAAAATAA
- a CDS encoding penicillin-binding transpeptidase domain-containing protein translates to MTKKVKVRSLLIGGFFTLFFIALLGRIYWVQVVQSSELLAKAEKKWEMDKEIPPVRGQILDVHGNVLAEDAPAYTVAVSPQIIQQLGIAEDTAKGLAGILKLSDDPAQLAALEDKIRTLLNKKKDDGTFAAQVEIRNEGWKIDAEVADKIKSLSEHLKDVAQGRDKKGTRPKSVGIYLLEGEKRFYPGGKMAAHLIGYNDKEGKPVMGLEAFFNKYLQGTPGYLSYQKDKKGVELPDGKKIYEPAVDGNNIRLTIDKNIQFFIENALEKVQDKYHPKGLMAIAADPKTMEILGMASYPNFNPNKYWEVNNQSDFINHNIASQYEPGSTFKLVTLAAAVEEGLFNPNETYLSGSIQVPGRRLHDHNVVGWGTISYLEGLKRSSNVAFVKLGYEKLGKDRLKSYIEKFGFGDKTGIDMPGEVPGIVKLNYPSEFATATYGQGLTSTAIQETAAYGAIANGGKLMWPHVVKEIIDPQTKEVIESFEPKVIRQVVSENTAKQVSEYLEQVVSDQAIGTGRRAYIDGYRVAGKTGTANKVEPGEKGYAEGKWVISFIGYAPIEDPRILVTIIADEPDLGGDYHRGGDVAPPAFKEIVSQTLHYLGVPTSSQQMEVTDKDSKISVPDMNGMTYEQAKASVSKYGVTVEALGKGPKVVDQFPDKGTEIGVSQRIYVLMQEDGDIAVPDLTGKSARDALEVCSFLKAQCQTEGEGYVASQSLSGEGESAMLTLTLKPFNELMAILPAKTASNKTVTTQAKKKTPPGSVKAQSGSNTGAAASNTKKTTSNATKKETVTSPDDPKKVTQQNR, encoded by the coding sequence ATGACCAAGAAAGTAAAAGTTCGTTCGTTATTAATCGGGGGGTTCTTCACCCTCTTTTTTATTGCGCTGCTGGGCAGGATTTATTGGGTACAGGTCGTGCAGTCTTCCGAATTGCTCGCGAAAGCGGAGAAGAAGTGGGAAATGGACAAGGAAATTCCCCCGGTGCGCGGGCAAATTCTCGACGTCCACGGCAACGTGCTGGCGGAGGACGCGCCGGCGTATACGGTGGCGGTCAGTCCGCAAATCATTCAGCAGCTGGGCATCGCGGAGGACACAGCCAAAGGCCTTGCCGGCATTTTGAAGCTTTCCGACGATCCGGCGCAGCTTGCGGCGCTGGAAGATAAAATCCGGACTCTGCTGAACAAAAAAAAGGATGACGGCACGTTCGCCGCGCAGGTGGAAATCCGCAACGAAGGCTGGAAAATCGACGCGGAAGTGGCCGACAAGATCAAAAGTTTATCGGAACATTTGAAGGATGTCGCCCAAGGCAGAGACAAAAAAGGCACACGCCCGAAGAGTGTCGGCATTTATTTGCTGGAGGGCGAAAAGCGGTTTTATCCCGGCGGCAAGATGGCGGCGCATTTGATTGGCTATAACGATAAAGAAGGCAAACCGGTGATGGGGCTTGAGGCATTTTTCAATAAATATTTGCAAGGAACACCGGGCTACCTGAGCTACCAGAAGGACAAAAAAGGGGTCGAGCTTCCGGACGGGAAAAAGATTTACGAGCCTGCGGTAGACGGAAACAATATCCGGCTGACAATCGACAAAAATATTCAATTTTTCATAGAGAATGCTTTGGAGAAGGTTCAGGACAAATATCATCCGAAGGGGCTAATGGCTATCGCCGCCGATCCGAAAACGATGGAAATTTTAGGCATGGCGAGCTACCCGAATTTTAACCCTAATAAATATTGGGAAGTAAACAATCAGAGCGATTTCATCAATCATAACATCGCCTCGCAGTACGAACCCGGTTCGACCTTCAAGCTGGTCACGCTGGCGGCAGCGGTGGAGGAAGGCTTGTTCAATCCGAACGAAACGTATTTGTCGGGTTCGATTCAAGTGCCGGGCCGGCGTCTGCACGACCATAACGTTGTCGGTTGGGGCACAATCAGCTATCTGGAGGGCCTCAAGCGGTCGAGTAACGTCGCATTCGTCAAGCTGGGTTATGAGAAGCTGGGAAAAGACCGGCTGAAAAGCTACATCGAGAAGTTCGGCTTCGGGGATAAAACCGGCATCGATATGCCGGGCGAAGTGCCGGGCATCGTGAAATTGAACTATCCTTCCGAATTTGCGACGGCGACATACGGCCAAGGCCTTACGTCGACCGCAATCCAGGAAACGGCGGCATATGGGGCGATTGCCAACGGCGGCAAACTCATGTGGCCGCACGTCGTGAAAGAGATTATCGATCCGCAAACAAAAGAGGTTATCGAATCGTTTGAGCCCAAGGTGATCCGTCAGGTCGTATCGGAAAATACGGCCAAGCAGGTGTCCGAATATTTGGAGCAGGTCGTATCCGATCAGGCGATCGGCACCGGGCGCAGAGCCTACATCGACGGTTACCGCGTGGCGGGCAAAACGGGGACCGCCAACAAGGTGGAACCCGGGGAAAAAGGGTACGCCGAAGGCAAGTGGGTTATCTCGTTTATCGGCTATGCGCCGATCGAAGATCCGCGCATCCTGGTGACGATCATCGCGGACGAGCCTGATCTGGGCGGCGATTACCACCGCGGCGGCGATGTGGCGCCTCCCGCTTTCAAGGAGATCGTGTCGCAAACTCTGCATTATTTGGGAGTCCCTACATCTTCACAGCAGATGGAGGTAACGGACAAAGACAGCAAAATATCGGTGCCCGATATGAACGGCATGACGTACGAGCAGGCGAAGGCGTCCGTGAGCAAATACGGCGTGACGGTGGAAGCGCTCGGAAAAGGGCCCAAAGTGGTCGATCAATTTCCCGACAAAGGTACTGAAATCGGGGTTTCTCAACGAATCTATGTATTGATGCAGGAGGACGGCGATATTGCGGTACCGGATTTGACCGGAAAATCTGCCCGCGACGCTTTGGAGGTATGTTCCTTCCTCAAGGCGCAGTGCCAAACCGAAGGGGAAGGTTACGTTGCGTCGCAAAGCTTGAGCGGCGAAGGCGAGTCGGCGATGCTTACGCTTACGCTAAAGCCGTTCAACGAGCTGATGGCCATCCTTCCCGCGAAGACTGCCAGCAATAAAACAGTTACCACTCAGGCCAAGAAAAAAACGCCCCCCGGCTCCGTAAAAGCGCAAAGCGGCTCCAATACCGGTGCTGCGGCGTCAAATACAAAGAAGACAACGTCAAATGCGACGAAAAAAGAAACGGTCACTTCCCCGGACGATCCGAAAAAAGTTACGCAGCAAAACAGGTAA